One stretch of Flavobacterium sp. 9 DNA includes these proteins:
- a CDS encoding glycogen synthase: MEIFHISAECYPMAKVGGLADVVGALPKYQTNAGHQVRVVVPCYDTKFRKENEFECVHWGSVKLGNFNFPFSVLKETTDKLGYELYLIEINELFNRPNVYGYEDDIERFLSFQIATLDWILARKTVPDVINCHDHHTGVIPFMIKYAYKYESLANIKTVITIHNGLYQGWFGFDKLHYLPEFDLIHVGFLEWNNSLNSLAVGVKCANAVTTVSPSYLNEINISANGLEGLFNSVRYKSRGILNGIDIEVWDPSKDVMIAENYSIETFETGKQKNKEKLCEQFELDPTKPLFSFIGRLFEEKGGDLLPQASALALSENFENINILILGSGNSLIEEQLVQLRNDYNGNYNVFIGYNEELAHLIYAGSDYILMPSRVEPCGLNQMYALRYGTVPIVRRTGGLRDTVIDFGDDGNGICHDQASVGDICYSINRAVKLYDDKINFNKIVKKGMAIDHSWERVCQEYIEIYNLIIEKNEI, encoded by the coding sequence ATGGAAATATTTCATATCAGTGCAGAATGTTACCCAATGGCAAAGGTTGGCGGATTGGCAGATGTAGTTGGCGCTTTGCCTAAATATCAAACAAATGCCGGTCATCAGGTGAGAGTTGTTGTACCTTGTTATGATACTAAATTTCGAAAAGAAAATGAATTTGAATGTGTTCATTGGGGAAGTGTTAAGTTGGGAAATTTTAATTTTCCGTTTAGTGTTTTAAAAGAAACTACAGATAAGCTGGGTTATGAATTATATCTTATAGAAATTAATGAATTGTTCAATCGCCCAAATGTTTATGGATATGAAGATGATATTGAGCGTTTTTTATCTTTTCAAATTGCAACTTTAGATTGGATTCTGGCACGAAAAACGGTTCCGGATGTGATTAATTGTCACGATCATCATACTGGTGTAATTCCGTTTATGATAAAATATGCTTATAAATATGAAAGTTTAGCCAATATAAAAACGGTAATTACAATTCATAATGGATTGTATCAAGGTTGGTTTGGTTTTGATAAATTACATTATTTACCGGAATTTGATTTGATTCATGTTGGATTTTTAGAATGGAATAATTCTTTAAATTCTCTGGCGGTTGGAGTTAAATGTGCAAACGCTGTAACGACGGTTTCTCCTAGTTATTTGAACGAAATAAATATCTCCGCAAATGGATTAGAGGGATTGTTTAATTCTGTGCGTTATAAATCAAGAGGAATTTTAAACGGAATTGATATTGAGGTTTGGGATCCTTCGAAAGATGTAATGATTGCTGAAAATTATTCTATTGAAACTTTCGAAACAGGAAAACAAAAGAATAAAGAAAAACTCTGTGAGCAATTTGAATTAGATCCGACAAAACCATTATTCAGTTTTATTGGTCGTTTGTTTGAAGAAAAAGGTGGAGACTTATTGCCGCAAGCTTCAGCATTGGCATTATCAGAAAATTTCGAAAACATTAATATTTTAATTTTAGGTTCAGGAAATTCATTAATTGAAGAACAATTGGTGCAATTACGAAATGATTACAATGGGAATTATAATGTTTTTATTGGTTATAATGAGGAATTGGCTCATTTGATTTATGCGGGTTCAGATTATATTTTAATGCCTTCAAGAGTTGAACCTTGCGGATTAAATCAAATGTATGCTTTGCGTTACGGAACGGTTCCAATTGTGAGAAGAACAGGCGGATTACGTGATACTGTTATTGATTTTGGTGACGATGGAAACGGAATTTGTCATGATCAGGCTTCAGTTGGTGATATTTGTTACTCTATAAATCGTGCGGTCAAGTTGTATGACGATAAAATAAATTTCAATAAAATAGTAAAGAAGGGAATGGCAATAGATCATTCCTGGGAAAGAGTTTGCCAAGAATATATCGAGATATACAACCTAATAATTGAGAAAAATGAAATTTAA
- a CDS encoding alpha/beta hydrolase, with protein MTKKATNPIKSLEIPQFIIISCKICAFISTKLVTSYAAKLFTTPIKHKIPKREFEMDQKSTQKTVYVPAINQSVVTYHYGQSDQKILLVHGWSGRGTQLFKIADELLKNGYSTISFDAPAHGKSKGKTTIMSEFIASILEIDKQYGPFEIAIGHSLGGMSVLNAIKDGLKVNKAIVIGSGDIVQDILDDFISKLGLKQEISDRLRDLFEDKYQVKMDDFSAYRAAQQVKIPVLVIHDNDDPEVSVKAGIHIHQQLENGTLYLTDGLGHRKILGNQNVIKKILEFIKTN; from the coding sequence ATGACAAAAAAGGCAACTAATCCTATTAAATCATTAGAAATTCCTCAGTTTATAATTATATCCTGTAAAATATGCGCTTTTATTTCAACCAAATTAGTTACGTCATACGCAGCAAAGCTCTTTACCACACCAATAAAACATAAGATTCCCAAACGAGAGTTTGAGATGGATCAAAAAAGTACCCAAAAAACTGTTTACGTTCCAGCTATTAATCAAAGCGTTGTGACTTATCACTACGGACAAAGTGATCAAAAAATTCTGTTAGTTCATGGTTGGTCAGGACGAGGCACACAATTATTCAAAATAGCAGATGAACTTTTAAAAAATGGATATTCGACTATTAGTTTTGATGCTCCTGCACATGGAAAATCCAAAGGAAAAACAACAATAATGTCTGAGTTTATTGCTTCAATCTTAGAAATTGATAAGCAATATGGTCCTTTTGAAATCGCAATTGGACATTCATTAGGCGGAATGTCAGTTTTGAATGCAATAAAAGACGGGCTAAAAGTAAACAAAGCAATAGTAATAGGAAGTGGAGATATTGTTCAGGATATATTAGATGATTTTATCTCAAAACTTGGTTTAAAACAAGAAATAAGTGATCGTCTTCGTGACCTTTTTGAAGATAAATATCAAGTAAAAATGGATGATTTTTCAGCTTACAGAGCAGCACAACAAGTAAAAATTCCAGTATTAGTAATACATGATAATGACGATCCTGAAGTTTCTGTAAAAGCTGGAATTCATATTCATCAACAACTTGAAAACGGAACTTTGTATCTAACCGACGGATTAGGACATAGAAAAATACTTGGAAATCAAAATGTTATTAAAAAAATCTTAGAATTCATTAAAACTAACTAA
- the nth gene encoding endonuclease III gives MDLFGETSNWETKLAPILDKYKGKKHPLEYQNTYQLLVMVVLSAQDSDANINKIAPALFEKYPTLNSLSKTDPETFIPYISKVRNYPTKAQWLLEIAKTIQNDKDIPLNMKELTALKGIGRKSANVILRETHKPAEGIIADLHVIRVAPRIGIIKEAKDGIKVEKDLMQVLPKNIWSEIGMAISFLGRETCRPKPKCEECIIADSCNYYLTEVI, from the coding sequence ATGGATTTATTTGGAGAAACATCTAATTGGGAAACGAAACTTGCACCAATTTTAGATAAATATAAAGGTAAAAAGCATCCTTTAGAATATCAAAATACATATCAATTATTGGTTATGGTTGTTTTATCAGCACAGGATTCTGATGCGAATATTAATAAAATTGCGCCAGCTTTATTTGAAAAATATCCCACTTTAAATAGTTTGTCCAAAACTGATCCTGAGACCTTTATTCCTTATATTAGTAAAGTTCGAAATTATCCAACCAAAGCGCAGTGGCTTTTGGAAATTGCGAAAACCATTCAAAATGATAAAGATATTCCATTAAATATGAAGGAATTGACAGCTTTGAAAGGTATTGGAAGAAAATCTGCGAATGTAATCCTTAGGGAAACTCATAAACCAGCTGAAGGAATTATTGCTGATTTACACGTAATTCGTGTGGCACCAAGAATAGGAATAATAAAAGAAGCTAAAGACGGGATTAAAGTCGAAAAAGATCTTATGCAAGTTTTACCGAAAAATATCTGGTCCGAAATTGGAATGGCAATCTCTTTTTTAGGCAGAGAAACTTGCAGACCAAAACCAAAGTGCGAAGAATGCATAATTGCCGATTCTTGCAATTATTACCTAACGGAAGTTATCTAA
- a CDS encoding nuclear transport factor 2 family protein, whose amino-acid sequence MRVYVLLIALLFGLSVNAQKQDVQKTIESFFEGFHQKDTIKLKSVCSDKIILQSISESKTKGNKLSDESAKEFYNSIAAIPSNLKFNEKILSYNIQIDGSMAHVWAPYEFYLNDKLSHSGVNTFTLFKEKDSWKIIYLIDTRRK is encoded by the coding sequence ATGAGAGTATATGTTTTATTAATTGCATTATTATTTGGATTGTCTGTTAATGCGCAGAAACAAGATGTTCAGAAAACTATTGAGTCATTTTTTGAAGGATTTCATCAAAAAGACACGATTAAACTCAAATCGGTTTGTTCAGATAAGATTATTTTGCAATCGATTAGTGAGAGTAAAACTAAGGGGAATAAATTATCTGATGAAAGCGCAAAAGAGTTTTATAATTCTATTGCTGCTATTCCTTCTAATCTTAAGTTCAATGAAAAGATTTTAAGTTACAATATTCAAATTGATGGCTCGATGGCACATGTTTGGGCTCCTTATGAATTTTATCTGAACGATAAATTGAGTCATTCCGGAGTAAATACTTTTACTTTATTTAAAGAAAAAGATTCCTGGAAGATTATTTATCTAATTGACACGAGAAGGAAATAA
- a CDS encoding DUF1569 domain-containing protein: MKNIFDKEVCNEFINRINKLTPESKALWGKMNVSQMLAHCNVSYEMVYDNIHPKPNAFFRFILKLLVKNKVIDDKPYARNNGTAPQFIIKGDRNFDIEKDRLIAYINKTEELGEKEFEGKESLSFGKLRAGEWNNMFSKHLEHHLSQFGV; the protein is encoded by the coding sequence ATGAAAAACATTTTTGATAAAGAAGTTTGTAATGAATTTATAAATCGAATTAATAAACTTACTCCAGAGTCAAAAGCACTTTGGGGAAAAATGAATGTTTCGCAAATGCTTGCTCATTGTAATGTGTCTTACGAAATGGTTTATGACAACATTCATCCAAAACCTAATGCTTTTTTTAGATTTATATTAAAATTGCTTGTCAAAAATAAAGTGATAGATGATAAACCTTATGCGAGAAATAATGGAACTGCACCACAGTTTATAATTAAAGGAGATCGGAATTTTGATATCGAAAAGGATCGTTTAATTGCTTACATTAATAAAACGGAGGAATTAGGCGAAAAAGAATTTGAAGGAAAAGAGTCTCTTTCTTTTGGGAAATTGCGCGCAGGAGAATGGAATAATATGTTTAGTAAACATCTGGAGCATCATTTGAGTCAGTTTGGTGTTTAA